The sequence TGATTGCGGATGATCTCTTCGATAATGAAAGGTGATTGGGTCGCGGGATTATCTGCATCCCACGCTGTGAAGCGGATATGCGCGCTCATCCCGATGGGTGCGTCCGACAATGTGCGGAACGGCGCGATGTCTGTTTCCAGCTCTTCTACGCTGGCCTCGACATGCGGCATTTCCTTGTGGCTATCCGCCGTGGCCCGCCCGTGACCAGGCATATGTTTGAGACAGCCAACCACACCAGCGCGTGCCAGCCCATCAAGCACTGCGCGCCCGATCGCGGCGACTTGCATCGGATTGCTGCCTAAAGCGCGGTCACCGATTGCGTCGTCGGTTTCGGGGCGGCGCACATCAAGCGGGGCGTGATAATCAACTGTGATACCCGCCTCTGCCAGCTCCATGCCCATTGCCTGTGCGCTGACCCGCGCAGCCTCAATCGCGGAGGCAGGCGCGATTTGATACAGATCGTCAAAAACCTGACCGGCAGGATGGGATGTCCAGACAGGCGGGCGCATTCGGGCGACCCGGCCGCCTTCTTGATCGATAGAGATAAGCAACCGGTCGCGGCCTTGGATATCGCGCAGCGCATCGGTGAGCGCGCGAAGCTGGTCCTTGGTTTCGCAATTGCGGGCAAACAGGATGTAGCCCGCCGGATCGACCTCACGAAAGAAGTCACGCTCCTCAGCGGATAGTGCCGGACCGGCGATCCCGAAAATGGCTGGTGTCATACCCTGCGTAAATCGCAGGAATAGGGGGGCACCGCAAGCCGCGAAGCCCCCCTAAATGTGCAAAAATCAGTTCTTCTTCACGGTGCATGGAAGCCCATCGGCCTTCATGCCTGCACAGATCTTGTCCGCTGCAGCCTTGCTGCCCGCAGTAACCTGAACGCGGTAGACCTTACCGATGTCGGCTTGGCCTTCGACGATTTTGTATTTGGCGCCCTTAAGCGCGTCGGTCCGTCCGCGAATGTCGTTCCAGCCGCGCTGTGCCGCTGCCTTGCTTGCAAGCGCTGCGACCTGGACGACATAACCGCCACTAGATGTGGAGGATGCCGCAGCCGAAGTACTTGAACCGCCAGCACCTGAACTATTGCCGACCGCTGGTGAACCACCGCGGCTGCTGGAATTGGCAGTTGTTGCCGCATCAACGCTAGGTTTCGGAGCATTTTTGTCAGCCAGCGTACCTTCGCTGCCCTGACCTTCGCCCACTTTGAAGCTGTTGTCGCCGGTGCCTTCAAACTGCTTACCGCCGGGATTTTCAGGCTTTTCCTTATAATCGCCTTCGGGCGCCTCAATCGTGCTGCCATCGGCAACCATATCCGGATCGGGGCCGCGATTGCTGGCCCACCAGATGGCCCAGATCAGCAGCGCGAGCGCCAACAGACCCAGCAACAGGAAGCCGATCATCCGGCCTGCACCGACGCCTTCATCCTCATCATCATAGTCAGACGATTCCAGCCATGGCAGGCTTTCGTCATCCTCATCAAGATTGAGTTCTTCAGTATCGACGCTCTCGTCGGTTTCAAATTCTTCGACCGTTTCGTCACCATCCAGATCAACCGGATTGCCGTTATCGTCGATATCGCGTGGATCGTTCGCCATCATCACTTAAAGTTCCTCAACCGCCTCTACGCCCAAAAGAGCGAGACCATTGCGGATCACCTGCCCGATTTGGGTCGCCAAGAAAAGCCTACCACCGGTCAGAGCATCGTTCTGTGCCACAATGAACCGTTTTTGCGGATCATCGTTTCCGGCGTTCCAATAGGAATGAAACGCTCCTGCCAATTCATAGAGGAAAAACGCGATCCGGTGCGGCTCGCGCGCTTGTGCTGCCGCCTCGACGATACGCGGGAATTGCGCGGCCTGCTGCACCATCGCCATTTCGGCACTGCCAAGCAGGTCT comes from Altererythrobacter sp. ZODW24 and encodes:
- the nagZ gene encoding beta-N-acetylhexosaminidase, encoding MTPAIFGIAGPALSAEERDFFREVDPAGYILFARNCETKDQLRALTDALRDIQGRDRLLISIDQEGGRVARMRPPVWTSHPAGQVFDDLYQIAPASAIEAARVSAQAMGMELAEAGITVDYHAPLDVRRPETDDAIGDRALGSNPMQVAAIGRAVLDGLARAGVVGCLKHMPGHGRATADSHKEMPHVEASVEELETDIAPFRTLSDAPIGMSAHIRFTAWDADNPATQSPFIIEEIIRNQIGFDGLLLTDDIDMQALSGTIPERAERSIAAGCDIVLNCWAKMDDMTGIVERCPDISPRAKERLDAAMSSVDLATPQAEFGELIAKREALIAAAGVNA
- a CDS encoding SPOR domain-containing protein, which produces MMANDPRDIDDNGNPVDLDGDETVEEFETDESVDTEELNLDEDDESLPWLESSDYDDEDEGVGAGRMIGFLLLGLLALALLIWAIWWASNRGPDPDMVADGSTIEAPEGDYKEKPENPGGKQFEGTGDNSFKVGEGQGSEGTLADKNAPKPSVDAATTANSSSRGGSPAVGNSSGAGGSSTSAAASSTSSGGYVVQVAALASKAAAQRGWNDIRGRTDALKGAKYKIVEGQADIGKVYRVQVTAGSKAAADKICAGMKADGLPCTVKKN